The proteins below are encoded in one region of Bosea sp. BIWAKO-01:
- a CDS encoding chemotaxis protein CheW translates to MSSQQINARPAPDAAGFTESLDYVTVTIGEQLLGLPIGRVQDVFNTSRITPVPLAPPEIIGLLNLRGRVVTALCLRKRLGREPLLSGAKELVAVGIDHGGEAYALIVDAVGEVFRLDHSTLEPVPVHLDRAWASLAAGVHRLEDRLLVVLDIDAVLKIDLPLAA, encoded by the coding sequence ATGAGCTCACAGCAGATCAACGCACGTCCCGCCCCTGACGCAGCGGGTTTCACGGAGTCCCTCGACTACGTCACCGTGACCATTGGCGAGCAGTTGCTCGGGCTGCCGATCGGCCGCGTGCAGGACGTCTTCAATACCAGCCGCATCACTCCGGTGCCGCTGGCCCCGCCCGAAATCATCGGCCTGCTCAACCTGCGCGGGCGGGTGGTGACCGCACTCTGCCTGCGCAAGCGGCTCGGCCGGGAGCCCCTGCTGAGCGGAGCCAAGGAGTTGGTTGCGGTGGGGATCGATCATGGTGGAGAGGCCTACGCCCTGATCGTCGACGCGGTCGGCGAGGTGTTCCGTCTCGATCACTCCACGCTGGAGCCCGTGCCAGTTCATCTCGACCGCGCCTGGGCCTCCCTGGCAGCCGGCGTTCACCGCCTCGAAGACCGCCTTCTCGTCGTACTCGACATCGACGCAGTGCTGAAGATCGACCTGCCTTTGGCTGCCTGA
- a CDS encoding PleD family two-component system response regulator, with protein sequence MKYCLVVDDSAVIRKVARRILEGLQFRIAEAEDGARAIDACKGEMPDAVLLDWNMPIMDGYDFLRTLRQMPGGKRPKVVFCTTENDIAHIARAMHAGADEYIMKPFDKEIVASKFHQVGLL encoded by the coding sequence ATGAAATATTGCCTCGTCGTCGATGATTCAGCGGTGATCCGCAAGGTCGCGCGCCGCATTCTCGAGGGTCTCCAGTTCCGCATCGCAGAAGCCGAAGACGGCGCCCGGGCGATCGATGCCTGCAAGGGCGAGATGCCGGACGCTGTATTGCTGGATTGGAACATGCCGATCATGGACGGCTATGATTTCCTGCGCACCCTGCGGCAGATGCCAGGCGGCAAACGGCCCAAGGTCGTCTTCTGCACGACCGAGAACGACATTGCCCATATCGCGCGCGCCATGCACGCCGGCGCCGACGAATACATCATGAAGCCGTTCGACAAGGAGATCGTCGCCTCCAAGTTCCATCAGGTCGGCCTGCTGTGA